The Deltaproteobacteria bacterium region GACACCACTCCCGAAGGTCGGGAGCGAGAGGTTTCGATCGAACCCCTTGCTCTTTTCTTTGATGCGGTTGGGCAGGGGGCGGATGCGTTGGGCGCGGAGCCGCACCATGACGATTTCGGCGGACGGTGCTTCCATTTCTCCTTGTAAAGATTCTCCTCGGAGTCCTGTGCCTTGCCAACGAAAGAGTGCCATGAGTCCCTCTGTCAACCTCACTCCTGTCTTGAAAGCAGGTAAAGACTGGACTTGTTTTTCTTTTGTAACTGCTCAGCTCCGACTTGCGGCGTCGGCTGCAGGCCATTCTCAGGCGATGATCATTCCCGGCCGCTGCTTGAGATCCTGCTCCCTTAACCGTATCGCAGCGCGCCGGAGTAGGAAAAGAATCGGCCCAAGGATCACAAGAATCCCGAGGAGCAAAAACTTAAATTCGTTCTCACCGGTTTCGGGGTCGAAGGTTGGCGACTGATAATCCGACACGATAGTTGCTATCGCGAAGATTGTCAGGAAATAGAAGATCGTATGAATAAGCCAGCCTCTACCGGTGGACGGGCGAAAGAGGAGTAGTGCTTGTCTAACAAAGGAGACGTTCTCAGGTCTTGCCTGGCCCTTGAGTTCCTGTTCTTTGAGGGATCTGTATTCCACCAAGATATGTGCAAGGTCAGTTTGTACCGCTTGAGAGGGTGTCCCGCCTTGTTGAGCTTGCCCCTCATCCAAGCCGACCCGAGATAGATTAACCCACTGTTCTAGGAACTTCAGTTCGTCCGACAGCAGTGCTATCCGGCTATTTCTACTCCTAGCCGCACCGCGAGCAGACAACCACTGAAAGAGGACAGGAAAAAGTCCAAACAGGCCGACGACTACGGCCACAAGCAGTTTCTCAACCATGATCTGCCCCTCTCGCCGAACGCTCAGCGTCCCGGTCCCCCACCTAGATGTATCTTTTCAGATTCATTCCAAACCGCAAGCGGAGTCGCGTCCGCTGCAGGGCGCTAGTGAGCCCGCTCTCCCCACCCGAAGGCATTCATGCTACCTGCTTGATCTCCCTGCCACGCTCGTTCAAGAACTCCGGGGCGAAGTCGGCTCCGTTGGGCCACTCGATCGTGTTGGTTTCGGTGTTGACCCGGACCTGTTTGAACATTTCGGGGTCTTTGAGCGGCTCGAAAACCTCTCCGTGGAGTTCTCCGACCAAGTCCACCTCTTTGACCACACCGTCGCTAAAGGTCACTTGCAACTCGTAGTCTTTCGTCAGTCTGACCTCAGTCACGTGTAAAAACATACTCGCCTCTTACGATAAGGGAGGAATCGGCTCCAAGGGCTTTCGGGTTCATGCGGAACCGCAAGCGGGGTCGCGTCCGCTGCCGGGCAATCGCGCGGAAACTGGGTGGGTTTCTCCTTTTCCGCTGGGATTCGGCGCTGCCTCCTCGCAACCTATGGCCCTTAATCGACCAAGCATTCAAGCGACTTGATAGTGACCAGTCTCAGCGGGCAGCGTGTGTGGTCTAAGATCGGTTTGAGTGGCTGATCGTTCCAAACCAAGGGATGCGTGTGGAACCAACAACCAGAATTGTCGCAGCGTTCCGGCAATGGCGGCTTCTGTTCTTGCCGCCATTGGATGCAATACCGCCGAATAGTGCTACGCGAGGTGCCTTTGATGGTGTAGGTAAGCAAATTCCGCGAAGTCCTGCTCTTCTTCGAAGTAGTCATTTGGAACCTTGGTTTGACAATGACCCAACAATTCGCTCTTTTACCCTGACAATCCAATACTGGTAGGGTCTTCATAAAGTTTTGCCCCGTGCCTCTCCTCGCTAATCTCGGGACACCGTGACGGAAACCAGATATGCCTGACTCAGCAAGAAGTCAACAGTCGAAACGCTTCGCCGAAGTCCGTTAGTTGACGAAGACAAGAAATCGGAGAGGGGCGAGGCTCAGGCCGTGCGCAAGGCGCGGTTCAGTGCTCGCGTCATGTCTTCCAAGGGGGCTGGCTGACTGGTCCATAACGAAAAGGCCAGGGCACCTTGATGCAACAGCATGCGCCGTCCGTCCACGGTCGAGCGACGCGCTACACGCGCTTGACGAAGGAATGACGTTTGCTCGGGACGGTAGAGCAGATCGTAGAACAGGCAAGTGCGTGGAGTGGCGCGAAAAGCAAGCGGCGGGAAAGATTCGCCATGGAGTCCGACCGAGGTGCAGTTGACGACGAGCGTGGCATTGCCGAGCAACGCGGGCTCTTCCAGATGATCGAGCGAGACAGCCTCCAGTTGTGTGTTGCCCAGCGTTCGGTAGGTGCTGACTAACGCACGGGCTTTGGCCACGGTGCGGTTGGCGATCGTAATGCGCGCGCTACCGGCACGAATCAGCGACACGAGCACTGCACGAGTTGAGCCTCCCGCGCCAACGATGATGATGTCACGCTCTTGCGGGGAGAGTCCGCGCTCCTGAAGAGAAGCCAGAAACCCGCGGCCATCGGTATTGTCGCCGAACAACACTCCTTCACGATTGACGACGGTGTTCACGGCGCCACAGAGTTTCGCTTCTGTACTGAGGTCGTCCAGATAGCGCACGATGCGTTCCTTATGCGGCACGGTGACATTCACCCCCAGCAGATTGTATGCGCGAATCGCTTGTACGGCTTTCGCCAAATCCGCCGGATGGACGAGGAAGGGAACGTAGGCATAAGGCAGATTCAGCGCGCGAAACCCGGCGTTTTGCATGGCTGGGGAGCGGGTGTGCGCTATCGGGTCACCAAAAATCCCCACGATTCGGGTCTGGCCGGTGATCGGAGTGAGAGTAGACATGATGTCTCGTGGCAAGCTTGGCAAAGTCAGGATTGCTGGTAGTGGCAGCTCCCACTGCTGGACAAGCCAGCAGTGGCACCCGAACTTGAGGGCCGATTGTCAAATCCCTATCTTGGTGTGCCTTCCATATAATTACGCGAACGCGGCGATGAGCGTCGATTCGACTTCCGCCTTTCGAACGACGCGACGGATTTTGACGGCTGGTTGGTGTTTGAGCGCGGCGTGAGCTGCGGCTAAGAGCGCGATCGGCACCCGGTACGGAGAACAGGACACGTAGTCGAGGTTGATTCTGTGGCAAAAGTCGATGGAAGCTGGGTCTCCGCCATGCTCGCCGCAGATGCCGAGCTTGAGATCCGCCCGGGCGGCTCGGCCCTTTTTCACGGCCAGCTCGACTAACATTCCCACACCGCTTTGGTCCAAGGAGCTAAACGGATCTTGCGGAAAAATTTTCGTTTCTAGGTAGGCTGGCAAGAATTTCCCCGCATCGTCACGACTCAAGCCCAATGTCATTTGCGTGAGATCGTTAGTGCCAAAAGAGAAGAATTCTGCCGTCGCGGCAATGGTATCGGCTACCAGCGCGGCGCGTGGGACTTCGATCATGGTGCCGATGGTATACGGAACCGAGACCTGCGTTGCCTGCATGACTTCGGCGCACACCTGCTCAATGCGTGTGCGGAGGATGTCGAATTCCTTTTGGTAGCCGACTAGGGGAATCATGATCTCGGGAATCACCTTGACCCCCTCGCGGGTCAGTTCGCAAGCAGCTTCCATGATGGCGCGCGCTTGCGCTTCATAGATCTCCGGAAAGGTAATGCCTAGACGACAACCGCGATGGCCGAGCATGGGGTTGAGTTCGTGCAAGGAGTCGCGCTTCGCAAGGAGTCGCTCCGCCGGGGTGCCGAGCTTAGTTGCCAAGTCCTCGATTTCTGCGTCCGTGTGAGGCAGAAATTCGTGGAGCGGGGGATCGAGGAGACGAATCGTGACCGGCAGGTTCGCCATGGCGCGAAAGATGCCGAGAAAATCTTCCTTCTGCATCGGTGCGATTTTCTCCAGCGCTCGTGTCCGACCGGCGAGGTCCTCGGCGAGAATCATCTCGCGCACCGCGTCGATTCGATCTCCCTCGAAAAACATATGTTCCGTGCGGCAGAGGCCAATCCCTTCCGCGCCGAAAGCGCGGGCAACTGTGGCATCATCGGGGGTATCCGCGTTGGCCCGGACTCGTAAGCGGCGATACCGATCTGCCCACCCCATAAACGTTTTGAAGTCCAGAGTTTCCGGGTCCGGGTCGCGCGTGGGCACTTGCCCACGAAAGACTTCACCCGTGGCACCATCGAGCGTAATAAAGTCCCCTGCGCGGATGACAATATCCGTCCCGCGTACGCCGAACTGTTGTTTTTCGTAATCGACTTCTAGCGCCTCGCAGCCGACAACGGCACATTTGCCCATGCCGCGGCTGACCAGCGCGGCGTGAGAGGTGGCGCCGCCGCGTGCGGTGAGAATGCCTTGCGCGGCATCCATACCCTTAATGTCTTCCGGCGAAGTTTCGAGGCGGATGAGAATGACTTTGCGTCCAGCTTTGGCTGCCGCTTCAGCGTCATCCGCCGAAAAGATGGCTTCGCCGCTGACTGCCCCTGGAGACGCCGGAATCCCTCGCGCCAGCCGTTCTTTCGGCGCATTCGGGTCCAAGGTGGGATGAAGAAGCTGGTCCAATTGTGCCGGTGCGACACGCAGGAGTGCGGTGCGCTCGTCAATCGCTCCTTCCCGCACCATATCCACGGCGATTTTCACCGCCGCTGCCGCCGTGCGTTTGCCGGCCCGTGTTTGCAACATCCAGAGTTTGCCGCCCTCGATGGTGAATTCGATGTCTTGCGCGTCCTTGTAGTGGGCTTCCAACCTGTGAGCGATCTGCTGGAGGGTCGTGAAATTCTCGGGCAAGCGCTCCTCCATCGAAGGATACAGCTCGCTGCGTTCTTGTTCGGTGTGGCCTTCGCGCTCGGCGCGTTCGCGTGCCGCCGCCAGGGTGATTTGTTGTGGCGTACGGATACCGGCGACGACGTCTTCTCCTTGGGCATTGATGAGAAAGTCGCCGTTCAGCACATTTTCGCCGGTGGAGAAGTCGCGAGTGAATGCCACTCCGGTGGCGCAGTCGTCGCCCAGATTGCCGAAGACCATAGACTGGACTGTGACCGCCGTGCCCCAGGCGTCGGAGATGTTTTCGATCTTCCGGTAGGAGATGGCGCGGGAGTTATTCCACGAACCAAACACGGCCCCGATCGCCCCCCACAGTTGTTCGTGAGGATCTTGCGGGAATGCGACGTGCAAGCGGGTCTGGATCAGGGCTTTGAACTCTGCCACCAGTTCGCGGAGATCATCGGTGGTGAATTGCGTATCTAGCTTGATGCCGCGCGCAGTTTTCTTCTCTTCGATCAGGACCTCGAAGGGATCGCGTTCGGTCTTGGACTCTGGCTTCATGCCCAGGACGACATCACCGTACATCTGTACGAAGCGACGATAGCAGTCGTAAGCGAATCGTGGATTGCCTGAGCGTTTAATCAGCCCTTGGACAGTGTCGTCATTCAGGCCGAGATTGAGCACCGTATCCATCATGCCGGGCATGGACACCCGAGCGCCGGAGCGGACGGAGAGCAACAGTGGATTCGACGGATTGCCAAACCGCTGCCGCATGATTCTTTCGATTTTTCTGAGCCCTTTCTGGACTTGTTCCTCGAGCACAGAAGGGTAGCTGTGCTCATGCGCATAGTAATGGGTGCAAACTTCGGTGGTAATCGTCATGCCCGGAGGAACGGGGAGTCCCAGCCCGGCCATTTCGGCCAAGTTCGCGCCTTTGCCGCCCAGGAGTCCGCTCATGCTGGCATTGCCGGCGGCTTTCCCGCCGCCAAAAGAGTAAACGTAACGTTTCTGTCTCGTTCTCATCTGTCCTTGTCCATTCTGTTGATAGAATTCCATACAAGCGTGTGCCTTTGCCTTACTGCTAAATGGCTGCGACTATAGCAGATGCGGACTGCCGAGAAACCCGCCTAAGCGCGTGTCTGAAAACCGGAAGGCATAAGTCCTTGCGAGTCGCCTAGAGTGCGAGGCGCTCAGCGTGAAGGAAGAAGCAGAGCGCGTCTCCTGGGCCGTCATTCCCCCCTTTCGGCTGCGCTCAGGACAGGCTCCGGCGGGAATCCAGGTTTTTGCTCTGCACCGCCCTCTCTCAACTCTTGAGTTTTGCTTGCACCCGGCATACTGTCCTGGTCCATACGGGCAATGTGGACAGCAACGATGCGTGGGTGGATTCAACGACTTCGCAAGCTTGTAACGGGCGTAGCCGGCACTCCGGTGCCTGTCTCGACTGCTTCCACCCAGCACGCGGTGGCTGACGGTCGCAACAACATCGTCATTCAGATTCACGGCGACGGCAACTCGGTCGTCCCGCACCTGCCGCACCTGACGCTCACTCGTTATCTGACGCGGCGACAATATGGCGAGTCGGAAACCGATCTGCTGACGCCGTACAGCATGGCGATTCCCATGATTGGCCGCGAGGCGCAGATGGCGGAGTTGCACGGTTAGTTGACGAGCGCCAAGCCGATTGCCATTCGGGTGCTCGTCGGTCGCGCCGGGACTGGAAAGACGCGCCTAGCGTTGGAGTTGTGCGATGAAGCGGTGAATCGGCAGTGGGACGCCGGTTTTGTGACCGAGCGGGAACTCGAACGCTTCATGATGCAGCAGAATCTGGCGACGTGGGGCTGGCAACGGCCGACGCTCATCGTCATCGACTACGCGGCGTCACGCGCGCGGCAGTTGCACGACTGGTTCGCGGAATTGGCGGAAAACGGCGGCGATCCGCAAAAACCTCTGCGCGTGCTGCTGTTGGAGCGGCACGCCGATCCTGCAGGCGGGTGGTGGCAAGAGGCGTTCGGACGGGGCGACGGCGACGCCCAAGCCGTGCGTCATCTACTCGATCCGGCGGATCGTCCGGTTGCGCTCCCAAGCTTGGCGGACCCCGAAGAACGTCGAGCGCTGCTGACTGCCGTGCTCGCCAAGTTGGGCAGTACCGAGCGTCCACCGGCACGCGGTACCGACGCACACTTCGATCGGCTCCTCGCGGACCTGAGTTGGGGCGGCGAGCCGCTGTTTTTGTTCATGGCTGGCCTGACCGCGGCACGGTTGGGTTTTGGTCAGGTGCTGGCGCTTTCGCGCGTGGATTTGGCCTATGCGATTGCCGACCGCGAGAGCGAACGCATCGAAACCTTCGCCAAGAAACACAAGCTCAATCCGCGTTTCCTGAGCCACATGGCCGCCTACGTAACGTTGTGTCAGGGGCTGGAGCGGAGCGCAGTGGAAGAGGCGAGCGAGGAAGAAAAAACCGCACTGAAGCGCCCTTCTGCCGGCGACCCGCCCGATATTGTTGAGGCGTTGTTCGCGGTGTTGTCGAGCGAAGGCGAAGTCGTCCAGCCCATTCAGCCGGATATGATCGGCGAAGCCGTCTTGCTGCGCGTCTTGCAGGCGCATTCTCAGGAACAACAGGACGCCTGCATCCTCCGAGCCTTTGGCCACGCTGGCGGCCGGGTGGCGGCAACGGTCATGCGTACGGCGCAAGACTATGCATTCGAGGGCGACCCTGCGCCATTGGCCTGGCTCGACGGCTTGGCGCGCGAAGGTACCGTGAATTTTTCCATGTTGGTCGAAATCGCTAATCAATTGCCGTTGAACACGCTGGTGCTACGTGAACGCGCCGCCGCGATTTATGACACTATCGTTGCGCAAGCACGCCACTATGTCGCTGCTGCACCTGACACGGAGGCACCCCGCTCGCTGCTGGCCAGCTCCCTGAACAACCTGGCGAACTGCTTGAGTGATCTGGGGCAGCGGGAGGAGGCATTAGCGGCGGCGCGGGAAGCGGTGGCGCTGTATCGGCAACTAGCGGCGGCGCGACCGGATGCGTTTGTACCGGATCTGGCCATGTCCCTGAACAACCTGGCGAACTGCTTGAGTGATCTGGGGCAGCGGGAGGAGGCATTAGCGGCGGCGCGGGAAGCGGTGGAGCTGCTGTCGCCGTTTTTCCTGGCCTTGCCTCCTGCCTTTGCCCAGGGGATGCTGACCATGGTACGCGACTATCTCAAGTACACAGAACAATTGCAGCGTGAACCTAACGCCGCGCTGCTAATCCCGATCCTAGAAAAACTTAACGCTTTACAATCGCCTACAGGAGGTGAATCATGATCGACCCTGCGACTTTAGCGGCCACAGCGGTGACCTGTCTCGTGCCATTCCTCACAGAAGCCGGCAAAGCCGTAGCCAAACGGGTGGGCGACGCCGCCACGGATAAAACTGTGCAGCTCTATACCTTCCTCAAAAGCAAACTGACTTCCCCCGGCGCGAGCGAGGCGTTGGCAAAGTTGGAAAAGACGCCGGACGAGGCAGATCGACAGACGCTCTTTCGCTTGACCCTGAAAGACGTGCTAGTCGACGACCCGCAGTTCCGCGAAGAATTGGCAGTGCTGTTGAAAGCGCTTGCGCCTGCGACAAGCGGAGTGACGCAATCGGCGCATGTAGTGGGGAATGAGAATGAAGTGGTGCAGGTGTCAGGGGCGGGGAATACTGTGACGATGGGGAGGAAGTAGGCGCTCAGTTCTTTGGTCTGGATTCCGGGTCTTGCGGTGCTCGCCCGGAATGACGCTTGGGCGATCACAAGGATCGCCCCTACTCGAACCAGGACCAACTGTT contains the following coding sequences:
- a CDS encoding LPXTG cell wall anchor domain-containing protein → MVEKLLVAVVVGLFGLFPVLFQWLSARGAARSRNSRIALLSDELKFLEQWVNLSRVGLDEGQAQQGGTPSQAVQTDLAHILVEYRSLKEQELKGQARPENVSFVRQALLLFRPSTGRGWLIHTIFYFLTIFAIATIVSDYQSPTFDPETGENEFKFLLLGILVILGPILFLLRRAAIRLREQDLKQRPGMIIA
- a CDS encoding pyruvate, phosphate dikinase, with translation MRTRQKRYVYSFGGGKAAGNASMSGLLGGKGANLAEMAGLGLPVPPGMTITTEVCTHYYAHEHSYPSVLEEQVQKGLRKIERIMRQRFGNPSNPLLLSVRSGARVSMPGMMDTVLNLGLNDDTVQGLIKRSGNPRFAYDCYRRFVQMYGDVVLGMKPESKTERDPFEVLIEEKKTARGIKLDTQFTTDDLRELVAEFKALIQTRLHVAFPQDPHEQLWGAIGAVFGSWNNSRAISYRKIENISDAWGTAVTVQSMVFGNLGDDCATGVAFTRDFSTGENVLNGDFLINAQGEDVVAGIRTPQQITLAAARERAEREGHTEQERSELYPSMEERLPENFTTLQQIAHRLEAHYKDAQDIEFTIEGGKLWMLQTRAGKRTAAAAVKIAVDMVREGAIDERTALLRVAPAQLDQLLHPTLDPNAPKERLARGIPASPGAVSGEAIFSADDAEAAAKAGRKVILIRLETSPEDIKGMDAAQGILTARGGATSHAALVSRGMGKCAVVGCEALEVDYEKQQFGVRGTDIVIRAGDFITLDGATGEVFRGQVPTRDPDPETLDFKTFMGWADRYRRLRVRANADTPDDATVARAFGAEGIGLCRTEHMFFEGDRIDAVREMILAEDLAGRTRALEKIAPMQKEDFLGIFRAMANLPVTIRLLDPPLHEFLPHTDAEIEDLATKLGTPAERLLAKRDSLHELNPMLGHRGCRLGITFPEIYEAQARAIMEAACELTREGVKVIPEIMIPLVGYQKEFDILRTRIEQVCAEVMQATQVSVPYTIGTMIEVPRAALVADTIAATAEFFSFGTNDLTQMTLGLSRDDAGKFLPAYLETKIFPQDPFSSLDQSGVGMLVELAVKKGRAARADLKLGICGEHGGDPASIDFCHRINLDYVSCSPYRVPIALLAAAHAALKHQPAVKIRRVVRKAEVESTLIAAFA
- the aroE gene encoding shikimate dehydrogenase, yielding MSTLTPITGQTRIVGIFGDPIAHTRSPAMQNAGFRALNLPYAYVPFLVHPADLAKAVQAIRAYNLLGVNVTVPHKERIVRYLDDLSTEAKLCGAVNTVVNREGVLFGDNTDGRGFLASLQERGLSPQERDIIIVGAGGSTRAVLVSLIRAGSARITIANRTVAKARALVSTYRTLGNTQLEAVSLDHLEEPALLGNATLVVNCTSVGLHGESFPPLAFRATPRTCLFYDLLYRPEQTSFLRQARVARRSTVDGRRMLLHQGALAFSLWTSQPAPLEDMTRALNRALRTA
- a CDS encoding DUF2442 domain-containing protein, producing the protein MFLHVTEVRLTKDYELQVTFSDGVVKEVDLVGELHGEVFEPLKDPEMFKQVRVNTETNTIEWPNGADFAPEFLNERGREIKQVA
- a CDS encoding tetratricopeptide repeat protein, which gives rise to MMQQNLATWGWQRPTLIVIDYAASRARQLHDWFAELAENGGDPQKPLRVLLLERHADPAGGWWQEAFGRGDGDAQAVRHLLDPADRPVALPSLADPEERRALLTAVLAKLGSTERPPARGTDAHFDRLLADLSWGGEPLFLFMAGLTAARLGFGQVLALSRVDLAYAIADRESERIETFAKKHKLNPRFLSHMAAYVTLCQGLERSAVEEASEEEKTALKRPSAGDPPDIVEALFAVLSSEGEVVQPIQPDMIGEAVLLRVLQAHSQEQQDACILRAFGHAGGRVAATVMRTAQDYAFEGDPAPLAWLDGLAREGTVNFSMLVEIANQLPLNTLVLRERAAAIYDTIVAQARHYVAAAPDTEAPRSLLASSLNNLANCLSDLGQREEALAAAREAVALYRQLAAARPDAFVPDLAMSLNNLANCLSDLGQREEALAAAREAVELLSPFFLALPPAFAQGMLTMVRDYLKYTEQLQREPNAALLIPILEKLNALQSPTGGES